The sequence CTAAAACGTTTGATATTGCTTTTGAGGCAATTTTTATTGCTATTGCTGTAGTTGAGATTATAACAAACATCATAGCTATTTTTGCTAAGAGAAAAATTGATGGTAGCATTATTACAAGAAACAATGAAGCACCTCCTATAAATAACCATTTCTCATTTATTTTTTTAGACTGATCTGTATTATTAGACATTGCAACCCTCCACTTTCATTAACAATTTATTCATGTAGTGTGAAACATGCAATAGTCAAGATATTTTTATGTGGAGAAGTTTGCGATTGAGTTTTGGCATGTTATTTAAAATTCTTATATAATATTAAATGAGTTTAAGAGAGAGTTAAATGCAGAATGCAGCTTTAGTTTTACAAGATGGCAAGTGCTTTTTGGGAAAATCGATAGGTAAAAAAGGTAAATGTATAGGTGAGGTTTGTTTTACCACTGGTATGACCGGGTATCAACATACTATAACCGATCCTTCTTTTGCTGATCAAATAATAGCGTTCACTTTTCCTCATATTGGTAATGTTGGAATAAATCACAAAGATAATGAAGGAGAAAAAGTTTTTGCAAGTGGTGTGATTATGCGTGAACTTTCTCCTATGTCTCACTCTTCTTCATATATTAGTTTAAATGATTGGTTGGAGAAAAATAATGTAGTTGGGATATCGGGAATTGATACTAGAGCTTTGACGAGATATTTGAGAAAACATGGATCTCAAAATGGAATGATATGTCCGTCAAGTGAGGCACATATATTAGATGAATTGAAGAAATACAAATCTGTAAATGGAATAGAAATAACTAAGAAAGTCAGTTTAAGTAATAACTTTCAAAGTGCTCTTAATGCAAAATATAGGGTTGTAATTGTTGATTTCGGTGTAAAAAATAGTATAATCTCACGCTTAGTAGAACTTGATTGTACGGTTGAATTAGTCAAACCAGATACAGGTTTTGCTCACAAAATATTAAGCATGAATCCAGATGGTATAGTGCTTTCAAATGGCCCTGGTGATCCACAAGAGATAGGAGAGAGTGTAATTTCAGAAATAGAAATTATTGTGAAATCTAAAATACCAGTTTTTGGTATATGCCTGGGCCATCAATTACTTGCAGTTACTTTGGGATCAAAGACTGTCAAGATGGATATTGGTCATCGAGGGAGTAATCATCCAGTTTATGATCTGGAGAGTAAAAAAGTTGAGATAACTAGCCAAAATCATGGTTTTGTTGTTGATTCAGCTTCTCTTCCAAGTAACGTTGAAGTTACTCATATTTCTCTATTTGATAATAGTGTAGAGGGGATAATGATAAAGGATTACCCAGTCTTTTCTACTCAATACCATCCAGAAGAAGCGCCAGGTACACATGATTCACATTATTTATTTGGGCGTTTTATTGACAATATTTTGTTATATAAAAGCTAATCTAACTGAAATCAGTTAGATTAGCTTTTATTACTTGATCTTTTGGATTTGGATGTTTAATATTAGGAGTAATAAAACTTAAGTTAAGATAGTGTTCTCTTAACAGATTTTTGTGGAGGAGTGACCGAGTGGTTAAAGGTAACAGACTGTAAATCTGTCCGCATTGCGTACGTAGGTTCGAATCCTACCTCCTCCATTGTGCGGGTATAGCTCAATGGTAGAGCTCTAGCCTTCCAAGCTAGTGACGTGGGTTCGATTCCCACTATCCGCTCTTTTTTTGTTGTATTTATATAAAATCAACATATTATTTATTGATGTATTTGTATTTTAGGTAGAAGAGTTAAAATTATGACAGCGATAGTAGAAGCATTTGGAAAGCCGCATGTAAACGTGGGAACGATAGGACATGTGGATCATGGGAAGACAACGTTAACAGCGGCGATAACAAAGCATTATGGTAATTTTGTAGCATATGATCAAATAGATAAAGCGCCAGAAGAAAGAAAGAGAGGGATAACAATAGCAACAGCGCATGTTGAATATCAAACAGAAAAGAGACACTATGCACACGTTGATTGCCCTGGACATGCTGATTATGTAAAGAATATGATAGTAGGTGCAGCACAGATGGATGCAGCGATATTGGTAGTGTCAGGGGTTGATGGGCCGATGCCACAAACGAGAGAGCATATATTGCTGGCAAAACAGGTGGGTGTTGGATATATCGTGGTATATATAAATAAAGCTGATGTTGCTGATGCTGATATGATAGATTTGGTAGAAATGGAAGTGAGAGAGCTGCTGAGTAAGTATGGATTTCCAGGTGATGAAGTACCTATGATAGTTGGGTCTGCGTTAAAAGCATTAGAGGATGATAGTAGTGAGTATGGAAAGAAATCAATAGATAAATTGATGGAGAAGTTAGATGAGTATGTGGCAGTACCTCCAAGGCCTATAGATTTGCCGTTTTTGTTGCCAATAGAAGATGTATTTTCAATATCGGGCCGAGGGACGGTAGTAACAGGAAGAATAGAGAAGGGGGAGATAAAGACAGGGGATGAGATAGAGATAATAGGTCTGAAAGCGACGCAAAAGACGATATGTACTGGTGTTGAGATGTTTAAGAAGTTGCTAGATAAGGGAAGTGCAGGACTCAATGTAGGAATACTACTAAGAGGAACAAAGAGAGAAGAAGTGGAGAGAGGGCAAGTATTGGCAAAACCAGGGACAATAACCCCGCATAAGAAATTTAATGCGGAGGTGTATATATTGAAGAAAGAAGAAGGAGGAAGGCATACACCATTTTTTGGAAATTATCAGCCACAGTTTTATTTAAGGACAACGGATGTAACTGGGAGCATAAAATTGCTAGATGGAAAGGAGATGGTAATGCCAGGGGACAATGTAAGTATAGAAGTGGAGTTGCAAGTACCAATAGCAATGGATAAAGGATTGCGTTTTGCGATAAGAGAAGGTGGTAGAACTGTTGGTTCTGGCGTTGTTTCGGAAATTTTAGAATGAGTATAATAACTAAGATGAAGCAAGATATATATATTAGAATCAAAGCTTTCGATTGTTCTTTATTGGAAAAGTGTATTCGCGAGTTTATTGATCAATTAAAGCAGTTTAATGCAGATTTATCTGGTCCGATTGTGTTGCCAAGAAAAGATTCTAAATTTACTGTTAATAGGTCTCCTCATGTTGATAAAAAATCTCGTGAGCAATTTGAAATGAGAATTTCTAAGCGGTTAATTATTGTGCATAATCCTACTTCTACTATGATGAAGATGCTTGCAGATTTATCTTTTTCTGCTGGTGTAGAAGTGGATTTAAAGGTTAAGGAAGTTAATATTTAGGAAAAGGAAATGAAGAGAATAAATTCGCTTAGGAGAATTGGTTTGTTAATGACGAATGTTGGCCATACTGCTATGTATTTTGATAATAGTCGCATGGCTGTAACCTTATTGCATCTCAGCGAAACTTATATTATCGATATAAAAGGACAAGATAAATGTGGCTACAATTCAGTCATTTTGGGCACAGGAGATTTAAAAAAAATAGCAAAACCTCAGTTGGAATATTTAAAGAAAAAGGGTATAAATAGTAAATGTAAATTATACGAAAGTAGATTAACTGATCTATTCGGAATAGAGTGTGGTAAAAAGGTGGGAGTTAATCATTTTGTAGTTGGTCAATATCTTGATATTACGGGTTATTCTTTAGGCAAAGGGTTTGCTGGTGTGATGAAGCGGCATAACTTCAGTGGGCTTAGGGCATCTCATGGTGTTTCTATTGCTCATAGATCACAAGGTTCTACT is a genomic window of Wolbachia endosymbiont (group B) of Germaria angustata containing:
- the carA gene encoding glutamine-hydrolyzing carbamoyl-phosphate synthase small subunit; amino-acid sequence: MQNAALVLQDGKCFLGKSIGKKGKCIGEVCFTTGMTGYQHTITDPSFADQIIAFTFPHIGNVGINHKDNEGEKVFASGVIMRELSPMSHSSSYISLNDWLEKNNVVGISGIDTRALTRYLRKHGSQNGMICPSSEAHILDELKKYKSVNGIEITKKVSLSNNFQSALNAKYRVVIVDFGVKNSIISRLVELDCTVELVKPDTGFAHKILSMNPDGIVLSNGPGDPQEIGESVISEIEIIVKSKIPVFGICLGHQLLAVTLGSKTVKMDIGHRGSNHPVYDLESKKVEITSQNHGFVVDSASLPSNVEVTHISLFDNSVEGIMIKDYPVFSTQYHPEEAPGTHDSHYLFGRFIDNILLYKS
- the tuf gene encoding elongation factor Tu, which produces MTAIVEAFGKPHVNVGTIGHVDHGKTTLTAAITKHYGNFVAYDQIDKAPEERKRGITIATAHVEYQTEKRHYAHVDCPGHADYVKNMIVGAAQMDAAILVVSGVDGPMPQTREHILLAKQVGVGYIVVYINKADVADADMIDLVEMEVRELLSKYGFPGDEVPMIVGSALKALEDDSSEYGKKSIDKLMEKLDEYVAVPPRPIDLPFLLPIEDVFSISGRGTVVTGRIEKGEIKTGDEIEIIGLKATQKTICTGVEMFKKLLDKGSAGLNVGILLRGTKREEVERGQVLAKPGTITPHKKFNAEVYILKKEEGGRHTPFFGNYQPQFYLRTTDVTGSIKLLDGKEMVMPGDNVSIEVELQVPIAMDKGLRFAIREGGRTVGSGVVSEILE
- the rpsJ gene encoding 30S ribosomal protein S10, yielding MKQDIYIRIKAFDCSLLEKCIREFIDQLKQFNADLSGPIVLPRKDSKFTVNRSPHVDKKSREQFEMRISKRLIIVHNPTSTMMKMLADLSFSAGVEVDLKVKEVNI
- the rplC gene encoding 50S ribosomal protein L3 — its product is MKRINSLRRIGLLMTNVGHTAMYFDNSRMAVTLLHLSETYIIDIKGQDKCGYNSVILGTGDLKKIAKPQLEYLKKKGINSKCKLYESRLTDLFGIECGKKVGVNHFVVGQYLDITGYSLGKGFAGVMKRHNFSGLRASHGVSIAHRSQGSTGQCQDPGRVFKGKKMAGHLGNSRVTVQNMKILSIDYENSIIAVKGNNVPGYKNSYVFVRDAVKKPLHKDVPFPAGLLLNMSDDANNLVS